The region TTCTTGGTTTGTAGTTGCGGTAGTTTGTTCTTCAACAACTTCTTTCTTGTTAGCAAACCCGCCTACAATTAAATTTGTAAGTATGCCTACTATTAAAGCCGTCGCAATGCTTGTGACTTTTACTTTTCCAAAGTCAAGCATAATTCCGCCAATGCCTACAACAAGAATTGCGCTTACTACAAACAAATTCTTTTCGTTGCCCAAATCTACTTCTTTAAGCATTTTTAGTCCGCTTACAGCGATAAAACCATATAAAGCTATGCAAGCGCCACCCATTACGCACTTAGGAATTGAATTTACAACGGCTACAAAGGGAGTAAAGAATGATAACACTACGCAACCGATAGCCGCAACAACAATTGTCCAAGTTGATGCATTGCCTGTAATTGCTACGCAACCTATTGATTCGCCATAAGTTGTGTTAGGGCAAGCGCCAACAAACGCCCCTGCGATTGAACCGATACCGTCGCCAAGAAGGGTTCTGGTAAGTCCGGGGTCTTTGGTCAAATCGGTGTTGATAATTGTGCTTAAATTCTTATGGTCGGCTATGTGTTCGGCAAATACTACAAATGCGATAGGCATAAATAATAAGGCTATGTCGCCGATTGCCACCCAATCAAGCAACCAACCTTGTTTAAAAGCTTCGACTATTGTAAACTTAGGCGCAGAGATAAACCAACTAAATACATTGCCCGAGAAAGCCGAGCTAAACGAGCTTAAATCAAGAACCTGTAAATATGTAACGTCGGCTACAATACCGATTACGGTAAATAACAAAGACACTATGTAACCGCCACAAATACCTATTACAAAAGGTATAAGTTTCATAGTTTTGTTGCCCTTAGCGGAGGAAAGTACAATAATAAAGAATGTTACAAGAGCGCAAATAATCGAAATAAAGTTGTAACCTGTTGTTCCGTTAAACATAGCCCAGTTGCCCGCAGTTGTTGATAAGCTCAACCCTATTAGAGCAACCGTAGGTCCAATTATTACCGCAGGCATAAGCTTGTCAACCCATTTTGTATGAGTAAATCTAATGATAACGGCTATTGCCACATAGATTAGTCCTGCAAATATTGCCCCGACTATTAAACCAAAATAACCATAACCCGCTGTTGCAGCGCCGGTCATTGCGCCCAAAAAGGCAAAGCTACTGCCAAGAAAAACAGGACTTCTTCTCTTTGTAAACAGCAAGTAAACTATACTGCCTACGCCTGCTCCGGCAAGAGCCGCCGATGGGTCTAGTTCTAGTCCGGTTTGCCAAAACACAATCATAGGCACAAGCAAAGTTGCCGCCATAATGGCTAGCATTTGTTGAATAGCGCAAATAATTGTTCTGCCCCACCCCATTTCCTTTGGAGTTGCTTTTACACCATAACGAATTTCCATAGTTTTTTTCTCCTTATTATGCGTTTATATTTGTTTATATTTAAACTAATCTTTTGTAAACAACGCTACGCTGTCAATTTTATCGGTTTCGAATAGTCTTACGGCTACTACTTCGTTAAGGCTAGTAGGAATATTCTTACCTACGTAGTCGGGACGAATGGGTAATTCTCTGTGCCCTCTATCAATTAAGACGGCAAGCTGAATACTTCTAGGTCTACCTAAGGCAATAATAGCTTCAAGCCCGGCTCTTACCGTGCGACCGGTAAAAATAACGTCATCGACTAAGATAATATCTTTTCCGGTGACGTCAAAATCTATGCTAGTGTTATTAAGTTGAGCCGAACTAGATAATTCGGTTAAATCATCTCTATATAGTGTTATGTCAAGTTTGCCACAAAGCACTTCTCCTTCTAAACTTGCTAACTTTTGACTAAGCCTATAACAAAGCGGAGCGCCCCTTGTGACAATGCCTACTAAGGCAATATTAGAAACGCCTTTATTGTGTTCGATTATTTCGTGACTGATGCGAGTTAAAGCCCTGTCTATTGCAATCTCGTCCATTAAAATAACTTTTAAATTCATAGTTCCTCCAATTTACATACAAAAAAAGTCTTGCAAGATAAACCTCGCAAGACAAAAGTAGTCTAACAAAAATATGGTCATCTTGCTGGTATCTCGTACCAAACTTAAAGATTTTTTAACTTCTAAGATATTATCATAAAATAAACTAGGTGTCAACATATTAACAAAAAGATTATTAAATATTTGCAAATTAAAAATAAAAACACTTGATTTTTACCGTTTATTAGTTTAACATAATACTAGCTTAATTAATAAGGAGAGCAAAATATGAATCTTACCATATTTGACCATCCGCTAGTCTCTCATAAAGTTGCCTTGCTTAGAGATGTGAAGACAAACAGCAAACAATTTAGAGAACTTGTGGAAGAACTAGCTATGCTTATGGCATTTGAAGCGTTTAAAGACATTCCCACCTATGAAGTAAGCGTAACTACGCCCCTTGAAACGACTAGCCAACAAGTAGTAGACGAAAATTCCGTAGCTATCGTCCCCGTACTTAGAGCAGGTATGGGTATGGTTTCGGGAGTACAAGCCTTGTTTCCAACGGCAAGAGTTGGTTTTGTTGGCTTATATCGTGACCACCAAACACTCAAACCTTGCGAATATTATTGTAAACTTCCCGACCTTAACGGACGAATTGCAATAGTGCTTGACCCTATGCTTGCAACAGGCGGTAGCGCAGTAGCCGCTATTGATTTACTTAAAAAGCACGGCTGTACAAGAATTAAATTAATGAATATTATCGCCGTACCCGAAGGTATTAACGCCGTACAAACAGCCCACCCCGACGTACAAATTTATTGCGCCGCAGTTGATAGATGTTTAAATGATATTGGCTACATTTTACCCGGACTAGGCGACGCAGGCGATAGACTATTTGGCACAAAATAATATTAAGACCTTATTTTAAGGTCTTAATTTTTTACTTTGGTATAATTTACACGGTTTTTAACAACCGATACTTTTGTTAACT is a window of Clostridia bacterium DNA encoding:
- a CDS encoding solute carrier family 23 protein, with translation MEIRYGVKATPKEMGWGRTIICAIQQMLAIMAATLLVPMIVFWQTGLELDPSAALAGAGVGSIVYLLFTKRRSPVFLGSSFAFLGAMTGAATAGYGYFGLIVGAIFAGLIYVAIAVIIRFTHTKWVDKLMPAVIIGPTVALIGLSLSTTAGNWAMFNGTTGYNFISIICALVTFFIIVLSSAKGNKTMKLIPFVIGICGGYIVSLLFTVIGIVADVTYLQVLDLSSFSSAFSGNVFSWFISAPKFTIVEAFKQGWLLDWVAIGDIALLFMPIAFVVFAEHIADHKNLSTIINTDLTKDPGLTRTLLGDGIGSIAGAFVGACPNTTYGESIGCVAITGNASTWTIVVAAIGCVVLSFFTPFVAVVNSIPKCVMGGACIALYGFIAVSGLKMLKEVDLGNEKNLFVVSAILVVGIGGIMLDFGKVKVTSIATALIVGILTNLIVGGFANKKEVVEEQTTATTNQEK
- the pyrR gene encoding bifunctional pyr operon transcriptional regulator/uracil phosphoribosyltransferase PyrR; protein product: MNLKVILMDEIAIDRALTRISHEIIEHNKGVSNIALVGIVTRGAPLCYRLSQKLASLEGEVLCGKLDITLYRDDLTELSSSAQLNNTSIDFDVTGKDIILVDDVIFTGRTVRAGLEAIIALGRPRSIQLAVLIDRGHRELPIRPDYVGKNIPTSLNEVVAVRLFETDKIDSVALFTKD
- the upp gene encoding uracil phosphoribosyltransferase, producing MNLTIFDHPLVSHKVALLRDVKTNSKQFRELVEELAMLMAFEAFKDIPTYEVSVTTPLETTSQQVVDENSVAIVPVLRAGMGMVSGVQALFPTARVGFVGLYRDHQTLKPCEYYCKLPDLNGRIAIVLDPMLATGGSAVAAIDLLKKHGCTRIKLMNIIAVPEGINAVQTAHPDVQIYCAAVDRCLNDIGYILPGLGDAGDRLFGTK